CAAGCATGGCTCTGTGCCCAGAAATGCACCAGCAACCCAGCAACACAGCAACACAATCTGTCAACGAGTACGCGTCGAGTGCGGGTCTGCAGCACATCATCATGCGGCGAAATGTCCCGTGGAAAAAGCGCCTATTCGGCGCCCTCTGTCTCGCAGGGCCCGAAATGGCATCCAACCCGCCGCTCTGTGTATACCTACCTGTACTGTACCGTAGTCAAGctctgcagcagcagcaacatgTGCTCCCTGGCATGGATTCGGTAGACAGCGCCCTGGCAAACGCGCGGATGCGTTGATTGCAGGGGGATTTGCTGCGTGCTGTCTGGACTGCGCCAGAGTTTTGCAATAGATACCGCAGAGCCTCCCGAGGCCGGCAATAGGGGCCATgcttgtcgttgtcgttgtcgttgtctcAACTGAGGTGTGCGCAACACGGACTGGTAGGGTTGCACTGCGAGTAGCGACGGGCACACCGAGCACACGAACACGGCGCATCGTCTGCCTGCTGCTGCACACTCCCTCTACGGTTGAGACTCGAAGCTTCACTGTTGCTTCATTCGGCCATGTTCGAGGTCCTTGTCCAAGGGAACTTGCACCATGTGCGGCCACACAGAGGCCACAATGATAACAACACCTGGCCAGCGCTCGAGACACTCGAAACACTCGAGACACTCGAGACACTCGAGACACTCACAGCGCACACGACGACGTGACAGCAGCCAATCAGTGCGCCCACGCTGACATGCCCTCGGGGGTTGAGGATCAGTGTGCAATCCCCCTTTTCTGGCGGATGCGTCTGTTGCTCCCCAGCCTGGCCCGAGTGCTGGAGCACACCCTGGACCCGCCCGAAACCTCCCATCGACACGCTTGGCGCGCTTGTTTTGCCGCAGAGCTATATTTCACACTACCCCCGGGGCGCCTTTGGCCACTGCTCCACCTGCCGACTGTTCAATTGGCATAACACTCGCTCGACCCTCGAGTACATGTTAAACTACGCCCGCCAGACATTGAAAAGAGTCCCCAGTTTCCAAGAGCTCCTTCAAGGCACCATGGGATCCAACAAGGAAGAAATGTACGTTCACCGCCTCACCGCCTCCCCGCCTGTCGCCCCGCCACACTCGAGCTGACCATTGCCCAGCAACGTCGATGTGCTTGTCATCGGTGCTGGACCTACCGGTCTGGGAGCAGCAAAGCGCCTTCACCAGATTGTATGCTCGAGCACACAGCCCTCGTAGTGGGGGCAAATGCTAACAAGCACCAGGATGGCCCCTCCTGGCTGATCGTCGACTCAAACGAGACCCCCGGTGGCCTGGCTTCGACCGACACCACACCTGAAGGCTTCGTGAGTACCGCTCTTGCCCATTCGATCATTGTCGCAGAAGTCCTAACCGTGTGGTAGCTCTACGACGTCGGTGGCCATGTCATCTTCTCCCACTACAAGTACTTCGACGACGTTATCGACGAGGCGCTCCCTCGGGACGACGACTGGTTCACACATCAGCGTATCTCCTACGTCCGCTGCAAGGAGCAATGGGTCCCCTACCCCTTCCAGAACAACTTGTCCATGTTGAACAAGGACGACCAGGCCAAGTGCGTTGACGGTCTGATCGATGCTGCCCTCGAGGCTCGCGTAGCCAACACAAAGCCCAAGGACTTCGATGAGTGGATTCTGCGACAGATGGGTGTCGGTATCGCCGACCTCTTCATGAGGCCCTACAACTACAAGGTCTGGGCTGTGCCCACTACCAAGATGCAGTGCGCATGGCTCGGTGAGCGTGTCGCTGCGCCCAACGTCAAAGGTGTCATCAACAACATCATCCACAACAAGACTGCAGGAAACTGGGGCCCCAACGCTACCTTCAAGTTCCCCGCCAAGGACGGAACTGGTGGTATCTGGATCGCCGTCGCAAACACTCTGCCCAAGGAGAAGACCAGCTACGGCAAGAACAGCACAGTCACAAAGGTTGAGGCGGACAACAAGCGCGTGACACTGAAGGATGGCCGTGTTGTCAAGTACAACAAGCTCATCAACACCATGGCTGTCGACGCTCTCGTTGACACAATGGGCGACAAGGAGCTCCAGACTCTCAGCAAGGACCTGTTCTACTCCAGCACCCACGTTATTGGTGTTGGTCTTCGTGGCGAGCGACCAGAGCGCATCGGTGACAAGTGCTGGCTGTACTTCCCCGAGGATGACTGCCCATTCTACCGTGCGACCATCTTCTCCAACTACTCGCCCTACAACCAGCCCCAGAAGGACGTTAAGCTCGCTACTCAGCAGCTCGCCGACGGCTCCAAGCCCGAGTCCACCGAGCCCCAGGAGGGTCCCTACTGGTCAATCATGCTCGAGGTCTCCGAGTCTAGCATGAAGCCTGTAGACCAAGAGAACATGCTCAAGGACTGCATCCAAGGTCTCATCAACACCGAGATGATCAAGTCTGACGACGAAATCGTCTCTACCTACCACCGTCGCTTCGACCACGGTTACCCTACCCCTTCGCTCGAGCGTGAGGGCGTCCTGACGAAGCTCCTCCCTGCTCTGCAGGACAAGGGCATCTACTCGCGTGGTCGCTTCGGTTCCTGGCGTTACGAGGTTGGTAACCAGGACCACTCGTTCATGTTGGGTGTTGAGGCCGTTGATAACATTGTCAACGGCGCTGTTGAGCTCACTCTCAACTACCCTGACTTTGTCAATGGTCGCAAGAACGAGGAGCGTCGTCTCCAGGATGGTGCTCAGATCTTCAAGAAGGTCGGCGACAACTACCTCAACAAGCAGGAGTAAAATGTTGCAGATTTAGAGATTGATGAGCGAACATGACTTTGGGACATTTACGGGATACCACACATTAGCATACGGGGTTCGGGAACAGGCAGGAGTTCGCATTGTATGCTAGGGCTTTTTGATAGACAGTAAGCATGTGCTGCATTGAGTTTGTACTCTGCTTCAGACAAGAGCAGGCGCGTTTGCAGAAGTATCACAATAGACGTTGCATCTTCTCCCCAACTGCCTCTGCCCGCTTCACAGGTCATCGCACATGGCCAGCCATCAAGTCAGTGAGCTCTAATGCGACCCACGTCCTCTACAACACAGCGCCCCACCTTGATGAACCACTGCTCTTTTGGATTGAGGTAATATCAAGCTTTCACGACGTCACCGCCAACAGGGAACACCGCAAGCGAAACTCGGGTCCACGGGCTGGTCCTCGTCGCACCAGCCCTTTGACTCTTGGATCAAAACAGCCTTGTTTCCAAGATTTGTGAAACACCGGCAAGATCGACTCAACGGGCCGACCGACACACGGCAGACGCGTGTTACTGCGGGTACCACGGAGATGTAAGGGCTGCCAAACGGCCGCCGATCCTGTGTAAGTCGAGGGCTTGGGGTGGGAAGAGGACAGATTACAGCAAGATGGCGATCTACGCGCGTGTAGAGACTAGGCCGATTGAGGGTAGGCCGCCGAGTTCTTGGGCCTTGAGTTGTAGATGAAAACTCAAAGGCTGAGATGATGATGTTGCGAGTTGCGAGTCAAGGTGATGCTCTGGTGCTTGCACGTGACTGTATCCTCAACACTGGTAGGCTGGTAGGAGATGAAGACGTCTGGAGGGCGTGGGGGTACTCGAAATTGCATGACACACGTCTTCCGTCTATCTAGACTTTGGGTGTGAGGACATTGCTATACGTCCTCGAACATTCTTACCAGCTTCCTCAAACGGCTCTATTATTGTGGGTACTACTTGGCGTCTAATTAACTGCTACACCATGTCCTTCCTCCGAGAATCTACTGTCCTTTGTTTGCCCTGAACTTCCTCAacacctccttctcctcttcGTTCTGCGCGACGCTCTCCTCGTCTCCCACTGCCATCTTCTGGTGCTTCCACTTCTTCCCTCCCGCGCCATAGTCACTGCTGACATGCGCATCACCCACAATCACCCACTTGTAGATACACAGTCCCTCCAATCCTACGGGTCCACGCGAGTGGATCTTGTTAGTAGAAATGCCCACTTCAGTGCCGAAGCCGTAGCGCTGGCCATCAGCCATGCGAGTCGAAGTGTTCCAGTAGACAGATGCCGAGTCCACAGCTGCAAGGAACGAACGGGCAGTCGACTCTGAGTTGGTGAGGATAACATCGGTATGGTGCGAGCCGTGAGCGTTGATGTGCGAGATTGCTTCGGCGATGGAAGGCACGGCTTTGATGGCGATGATGAAATCGAGGAATTCGGTGTCGAAGTCTTCTGGACCAGCCGCTTGTAGCAGAGCAGACGAGTGCGAGTCGAGTTTGCTCTGAAGAGCGGAGAGGGAAGAAGGGTCGCAGCGGAGGGATACGCCTTTCTTTAGAAGAGCTTCGGCGACAACTGGGAGCGTGGTGTTGAGCGCGGATTCTTCGACGAGCAGTTGTTCGGTCGAGTTGCAACCAGCTGGGTATGAGCACTTTGCGTCGACGATGATTTTGACGGCCTTCTCGGCTGGGTAGTCATTCGTCAGGAATATAGAGCATATACCATCTGCGTGGCCCAGGACCGGGATGGATGTGGAGTCCTTGACGTAGCGGACAAGTTTGTTGCCGCCGCGAGGAATACATAGGTCGATGTATGTGTCCAGTTTGAGAAGGTCGGCAATCACGTCGTGGGTCTGGACAAGTTGCAGGCAGCTTGAAGGAACTGCTGTCGAGGACAGAGCTTTGGAAATGATCGACGCAATGGCTGCGAAACTGTGGCTGGATTCTCGTCCACCTTTCAGAATGGCTGCGTTTCCGGACTTGATGGCTAGTGCGGAGATGTTGGCAATGACCTCTGGGCGAGCCTCAAAGATGATCAAAAGCACACCGATAGGGCAAGTGATCCGTGAAAGTGTGAGATTGTCGTCCAACAGTGTTTTTGCGGTAGTCTTGTTGACTGCGGTACGTTAGTGTTTGTTGTAGATTCAGGTATTGATCGAGGGAACTCTGAATGAACCGAATAGGGAAATTGCGCGACGAATTGACGAACTCAGTATCGACGTACTTGGGTCTTCCAGTTCCACCACATCGAGAATGCCCTGGAGCATATCTTCATACTTTCCAGGCCCTCCAAGATTCAATCTCTTGACCAAACTTGCACTAAGTGTTCCACCAGCTGCAGCCTTGTTCGCAGCCTCGAGATCCTTAGCATTGGCTGCTAATACTTCTTCCTTGCCATCTGCTAGCGCCTTGTGAATCGTAATTAGAGCGGCATTACGCTCTTCAGTCTTCAAGACAGCAAGCGCTCTCGAGCCTTCCCTAGCCGACTGAGCAATATCCAGCGGTGTTCCGTTTGTGAGAGACATGCCGGTTGAGGTTATTTCACGACGTTCGCAGAGTTGGGGCCTCGTCGCTTGATAATGATTTGTGGTGCCCCGCTTGAGTCAGAGCTGTTAATCAAGGAAGGGGAACTTTTTGACGGCGGAGTATGTGGGGCCTCTTCGGCTGATAGTGCTATACAGTCAAACCCGTGTATGATATGGTATCAGGCACAAGTAGTGTTGGTGGGTAAGATCATCCAGTGACACGGACAAAAGATGCGAGAACTACTAACACTTAATCAAGCCAATCAAAACAGTCCTGACTGCTGACTGTCCCTGCTATCTGCTCTGTGCGGAGCTGTAAAAGTTTCAATACATAGGGCTTGATCACGAGCTACTGCGCGACCCGTCTACACTATTTGTGCCTGATTCCATAATAAGCATGCTATCAGCATAAGCATAGGCATCAGAAAAAGTAAGCAAGCACTCGTTTGGACGTGAAAGTCGGAACG
The window above is part of the Ascochyta rabiei chromosome 1, complete sequence genome. Proteins encoded here:
- a CDS encoding Glutamate-5-semialdehyde dehydrogenase; its protein translation is MSLTNGTPLDIAQSAREGSRALAVLKTEERNAALITIHKALADGKEEVLAANAKDLEAANKAAAGGTLSASLVKRLNLGGPGKYEDMLQGILDVVELEDPINKTTAKTLLDDNLTLSRITCPIGVLLIIFEARPEVIANISALAIKSGNAAILKGGRESSHSFAAIASIISKALSSTAVPSSCLQLVQTHDVIADLLKLDTYIDLCIPRGGNKLVRYVKDSTSIPVLGHADGICSIFLTNDYPAEKAVKIIVDAKCSYPAGCNSTEQLLVEESALNTTLPVVAEALLKKGVSLRCDPSSLSALQSKLDSHSSALLQAAGPEDFDTEFLDFIIAIKAVPSIAEAISHINAHGSHHTDVILTNSESTARSFLAAVDSASVYWNTSTRMADGQRYGFGTEVGISTNKIHSRGPVGLEGLCIYKWVIVGDAHVSSDYGAGGKKWKHQKMAVGDEESVAQNEEEKEVLRKFRANKGQ